The stretch of DNA GCCGAGGATTTCATTGACGCTAACCTTGCCATTAGCGATGAGCCACACCACACGGTTCGCCATTGTTTCTGTCTTGCCACTACCAGCACCAGCAATAACCAGTGCTGGCTCAAGTGGTGACTCAATGATTGCTTGCTGTTCTTCTGTGGGAGGGAGCTGCCCTAAACGTTCGGCAAGCTCGAGAGCACTTATCTGGAATTCACTCATGATGCCGACACCGCCGCAGTGGTGTGAATACGGAATTCGTATCTGGTGTGAGGCTTGCCACGCTCTTCTTCAATCACGATGGGGGCAGTGAATTCGTTCCTTGCCATGCCTTCGGCAGCTTTCTCAATACGCTCACGGATTTTCTGAAGTTCGGCCTCGTCATAGGGCTTTTGTTCCATGGCTTTATAGAGCTTGCCCTTGGTGCCGTTGGTGACGTAAATAAGCTTGGCTCCGCCATTAGGTGAGCCTTCAGGAACATCTTTGAGTGCACCCTCGGTCAGTGCCAATTGATAACAGGCGAGCTGGGCATGCTCTGGCAGGTCTTTCACGCGGGGTTCGTATTTGCCTGTCTTCAGATCCACAATGACGACGTGGCCAACAGCATCCTGTTCAATCCGGTCGATGTACCCACGCAGGGTGGCATTACCCAGTTCTAGAGTGAAACCGCCCTCGGTGGCGAGCAGGGTCTTGCCCTCATTCCTAAAATTCTGTAAATATTCGGATACAGCCGCCACCATTTTGCGAACACGCCGCTTTTCTCCCGTGCTGAGCCATTCGGCATCAAAGGAGAGCTCATGCCAGCGCGCATCCACTGCTGCCCAGAGTGAATCAGCGTCGATGGGCTGCCCCTCAGCGCTGGCATCTTCCATCACCTTGTGAACGATGGTGCCAATCCCCTGAGCTGAACTCGAGGTTCTTCCGACGACGGATTCGATAAACCACGCAAGCTGGTTTTGTTCCCAGGTTTCCAATTTGGAGGGGGAAACAGATACCGAGTTTCCCTCAACACTCAAGTCAACCAATGGCGCGCTCGTGGAAGGCTCCCGCAGGCCATACCAATCCGTGGGTGCCGCACCGGGAATCTCAGCAGCTGAGAGCTTGGCCAGTGCACTAGCTAACTGAGCACTGCGCTCAGAAGACTCACCACGACGCAAAGAGAGGGTCAGTGCCCGACGCAGGGAACCGACCAGTCCTCGCAGATTAAGGGGGTATTCCTTAAGCCCATTGCGCTGGGGGTTCTGAACTTCCTCAGAATCCACACCCACAACTGATTCAACTCTGCGCAGAAATGGCGAGGGCAGAGTGTCATCATTTGCCGTTGCGGTCAGGATGACAGATTGCTTCGCCCTGGAGAGAGCCAGGGCAAACATGCGTAGTTCATCATCGAGCACTTCTTTGCGGGATGCTGCAAAGTCAATTTTCACTCCGACAGAGTCACCGAGAAGATCTTGGGCGTGAAGTAAGGAACCTCGTGGACGCAGATTAGGCCATAGGTTCTCTTGAACCGCAGCAATAGCCACAACTTCAAACTCGGCACCAATCAATGCAGATGGCGTGCACACCACAACAGCATCGGCCTGCGCTTGCGGCGCCAAAGTGTCTTCAGGAACATCAGCCTCGAGCAATTCAGCAATAAAGTCGGCAGCTGGTCGATCTGGATATCGTTCGACATAGCGTTTAGCTGAGGTGAATAACGCCATTACACCATCGAGATTGCGATTGGCATCGTCAGCAATGAGCCCAGCACTGAGCGCTTCAGTACCCCAGGTTTTGGCCAGACCGCTGCGTTCCCACGTGGTCCACAGCAGTTCCTCAATGGAATTACCGTGAGCGATCTGAGCTCGAAGAATCTGAAGAGTCTCCGAAAACCGTGCAGCACGACGTGCGGGAGCGAAGTCGAGAGTGACCAAATCTGCTGGGTTTTCTAGCGCAGCAATAAGGAGTTCTTCACCTGTGCGCACTCCACCTGAGGCAAGTTCGTCGTGGCGCAGGGCCAAGCGAAGCCTCCTAAGTTCCAGCACTGTGAGGCCCACCATCGGCGAAGTCAGCAAATCATTGGCGACATGAGGAGTAATTTCCATACGCCCCATCGCCACTGCAATTGCCGCAATGAGATTTAGAGCTGCAGGGTGTTCCTTCAATGAACGTTCTGACAACAATGTTCTAGTGGGAACCTCAGCAACAGCCAAAGCCCTGGCAACCTGGGGAACAAGTGAGCTGGTGCGCACAACCACGGCCATCTGGGACCACGGTGTTGACCCCAAGATGTGGCGTTCACGCAACTGACGAGCGATAGCCGTGGTTTCGGTTACTCGAGAACTGCGTTCCAGAACCTGCACAGGAGAGGAAACGGCATCTTCAACGACAGAGAGTGCCTTACGTTGAGCGCCCGCTTCTGCAGAACCCATCTGTGTCATCTTGCTCACGGCAGCGCGAATCTGTGGACCGTGTCGGTAAACACAATCTAAAACTAATGACTGTGCACGTTCTGATGGAATTCCTAGTTCAACCGCAAATCTTCCAAGGAAATTGGGCACCGCACCACGGAACGTGGTTGAGGTGATGTCAGGGTCTCCAAAGACGGTCACGGGAACACCTCTGCGAGCAAAAGCCTGGAGCATGCGCACTGCACCGTAGGTCAACTCCTGAGCATCGTCGACCACTACAAGCTCCACGTCGGGCATCACAGTTGAGTTGGCGAGCGCGTTGGCACCGATGGCCAAGATTTCAGAGGAATCGAAGGATTCTGTTCTAAATCCCGCGATGACTTCTCTGTATTCGGTCCAGAATGCGGCAGCTGCGACCCATTCGGGATGTTCGCGTGTAACTCCCTGAGAACGGAGGTCTTCGGGAGTCCAGCCCATCTCTGTGCTGCGAGCAAAAAGGTCACGTAATTCGCTGCGGAATGCCCGTCGCTGTCGAACTTCAGGTACAAGTGGGTTTGGCCAGACTGGGCCAGAGCCATCTTCGATGTGGCCAAGGAGTAATTCAGCGATGATGCTGTCCTGTTCACTACCGGTGAGCATTCGAGGTGCTGCTTGTCCTGTGGAGAGCGCATGCTCTTGGGCAAGTGCAAAAGCGAGAGAACCCGGAGTACGAGCAAGGGCGCCATTGGTTGCCAAACCCAGGCGCAAACCGAGAGAGTTTCTCAAACGTCCGGCAGCCACACGGTTTGGAGTAAGCACGACGATGTTGTCAGGGTTTGTTCCCGCCGCCACGCGTGTAGCGATGAATTCGGCAAGAACAGTTGTCTTCCCAGTACCTGGTGCTCCCAGGACGACAGCAGATTGATTTGTTGGAAGAGCGAGAACCTGAGCCTGCGAGGCATCGGGGACAAAAAGGCGTGCAGGGGCAATTTCACGCTGCACAAACCCCATCTTCGCCACATCCCTAAGCTACTGGGAACCACGGACAATCTCGGCGTAAACAAGCCGAAGTAATGCGATTGAGAATTAGTCTGCTGCGTGAATTGCTGCTTGCTTTTCCCACTCGTTCATCAAGTGGGCAATCGCGTCATGAAAACGTTGCGTAGGCACACCGGGAGTAATGTCGCCAAAGTAGTGTTTGCACCATCGGGCTAAGCGCTCTTGGGCTGCAGGATCGTGTTCAATCACATCAATCTGGGAGACAATATTTCCGGCAGCTTCAGCATCCAGCCATTCACAATCGCTGAGATATCCACCCTCATCAATTTCTGCAGCGGTGTTGACTGGTCGGGTAATGATCAGTGGTTTTCCTGCAGCCAAACGGTCATAAACCATTGCTGAAATATCGACGACGGCCATATCGGCAACTGAGAGCTGCCACCCCAGTTCAGCTCCCTCATCAATGATGTGCTTGGCCTGAGGGTCATGTGAGTTAGCTCTGCGCAGAAGTGATTTGATCTGATCGTTTGCTTGACCGTATTCAAAGTCGACTGCTCCACTTCGAGGGTGCGGGCGATAAATCACACGATGACGGCCTGTGGCAATGAGGGCTTCGATCAGAGCAAGGCCGTGAGATTGGATAGAACCATAGGCGGCCGCCGGGCGGTCTCCCTCCCAGGTCGGGGCATACAAGATAACCTGACGCTCATCGGGATCAAACGGAATAGCCCCGGTATAGTGATCTGCTTGCGGACGGCCAATAGCAATGGCGCGCTTGTCAAAGTCGTAATCCCACAGCACGCGACCCAAGCGTTCTCGTGCTGCATCGCCAGCAATCAGGCTGTAGTCGTAGGCCTTGAACTGATTGGTGGTCATATACATCTTGTCGGATTCGCCGTGATTGATGAACACATGCCACCGCTGACCGTATCTGAACATTTGGAAGTTACGCGCGTTCTGATTCACGTAAAGAATGACACGCAAATCCTGGTCCGCAATGAACTCTTCGAGATCAATCACGGTTCGCACATACGCCACGGGAACCGGTGATTCGTCCAACATTTTCAGAGCCCCGAGAGTATTCCTGCTCAAGATCACCACGGGCCATGTCTTGGCCAGAACCTCTAGCGGTTTGTACCACTGACGTACCTGATAGAGGTTAACTTCTCCGTCGGCAAAGTAGACACCTACTTTGAACTTACCGGGGGTAAATTCGGGCTGCTGCGCTAACTTACGCGCAAGTTCTTTGCGTCGTAATCGACCCTGAACAGCATTGCTGAGCAATGTTGCCGCAGAGCGCGCATCTTGAAACAAACCCATACGTTAAACCTAACCTGCCAATTGGGTGAATTAGAGAATGGGGAAACGACCAGCACGGGTCATCCGCCACACCGTGAACCATCGCATCCCCACGCGACCACCAGGGTTGGTGCGCCAACCTTCACCCCAGCCGCTCAACCATGCTCCTAAGCCTTGGCCACGCTGACGAAATGAACGTACCAGCTGAACCCCGGTCCAGGAGAGAACGTAGAAGGGAACAAGAGCCCACGGAAGATTACGTTTGGCAAGCCACACACGGTTGCGAGCATTGAGGCGGTAGTAGGTGGAGTGCCGCGTGGGACTGGTCACTGGATGATGAACGACTAGTTCACCGCAGTACCAGACCTTCTTTCCCGCATTCCAGGTGCGCCAAGCCAACTCGATACCCTCATGGGCATAAAAGTAGGGATCTCCCCATCCGCCAATTTGGTCAAAAACCCGTCGTGGCATCACCACTGCTGCTTCCAGCACCGAAAACACGTAACTGGACTGTTTGGGGTCTCCCTTACGCAGCCGAGGAATCCAGCGAGTGGGGGTTTGTTCACCACTGGGATCAGTTATTCGGGGCTGTATCAAACCCAAGTCTGGATCTGCCCTGAAAAGCGAGAGTGCGTTATGAAGAAAAAGTCCGTCCGCAAGTTCAGCGTCATCATCGAGGAAGAAGATGTATTCCCCGCTCACCTGTCGTGCTCCGGCGTTACGGCCTGCAGGAATACCCACATTTTCTGGGAGGAAAATTCCTCGGACGCCCCCGGGGAGGAATTCGGGACGGCATCCGTTTCCGACCACCACAACATCCAGCTCAACAAGTCGTTGGGCAAGCACACTGCGCACAGCGCGGCGCAACTCTTCTGGACGTTCGCCCATCGTGAGCACCACGACGCCCACCTTAGGTCTGGCGCCGAAGTTTGTGCGTCTAAGCAGCCCTGACACGTGAGCTCGTCATAATGGCGATGAAGTGACCGATAATTGCAAGAATCGACAACGGTAGGAGTACTGCAACCAAGATTTGACTGATCAGCAGCTGCCCTACGAAGATTCCAACCAGCGCAGCGACGAAAGCAATAATGGTCAGCTCAACCGAGTGATAGATCCGGTGGAATGGAACAAAACGTGCCATTCTGCGCAATTTGGCTACGACACCTGGAAGTGGTGCATTCGCCCCTTTGG from Aurantimicrobium sp. MWH-Uga1 encodes:
- a CDS encoding ATP-dependent DNA helicase, with product MGFVQREIAPARLFVPDASQAQVLALPTNQSAVVLGAPGTGKTTVLAEFIATRVAAGTNPDNIVVLTPNRVAAGRLRNSLGLRLGLATNGALARTPGSLAFALAQEHALSTGQAAPRMLTGSEQDSIIAELLLGHIEDGSGPVWPNPLVPEVRQRRAFRSELRDLFARSTEMGWTPEDLRSQGVTREHPEWVAAAAFWTEYREVIAGFRTESFDSSEILAIGANALANSTVMPDVELVVVDDAQELTYGAVRMLQAFARRGVPVTVFGDPDITSTTFRGAVPNFLGRFAVELGIPSERAQSLVLDCVYRHGPQIRAAVSKMTQMGSAEAGAQRKALSVVEDAVSSPVQVLERSSRVTETTAIARQLRERHILGSTPWSQMAVVVRTSSLVPQVARALAVAEVPTRTLLSERSLKEHPAALNLIAAIAVAMGRMEITPHVANDLLTSPMVGLTVLELRRLRLALRHDELASGGVRTGEELLIAALENPADLVTLDFAPARRAARFSETLQILRAQIAHGNSIEELLWTTWERSGLAKTWGTEALSAGLIADDANRNLDGVMALFTSAKRYVERYPDRPAADFIAELLEADVPEDTLAPQAQADAVVVCTPSALIGAEFEVVAIAAVQENLWPNLRPRGSLLHAQDLLGDSVGVKIDFAASRKEVLDDELRMFALALSRAKQSVILTATANDDTLPSPFLRRVESVVGVDSEEVQNPQRNGLKEYPLNLRGLVGSLRRALTLSLRRGESSERSAQLASALAKLSAAEIPGAAPTDWYGLREPSTSAPLVDLSVEGNSVSVSPSKLETWEQNQLAWFIESVVGRTSSSAQGIGTIVHKVMEDASAEGQPIDADSLWAAVDARWHELSFDAEWLSTGEKRRVRKMVAAVSEYLQNFRNEGKTLLATEGGFTLELGNATLRGYIDRIEQDAVGHVVIVDLKTGKYEPRVKDLPEHAQLACYQLALTEGALKDVPEGSPNGGAKLIYVTNGTKGKLYKAMEQKPYDEAELQKIRERIEKAAEGMARNEFTAPIVIEEERGKPHTRYEFRIHTTAAVSAS
- a CDS encoding glycosyltransferase family 2 protein, with translation MLRRTNFGARPKVGVVVLTMGERPEELRRAVRSVLAQRLVELDVVVVGNGCRPEFLPGGVRGIFLPENVGIPAGRNAGARQVSGEYIFFLDDDAELADGLFLHNALSLFRADPDLGLIQPRITDPSGEQTPTRWIPRLRKGDPKQSSYVFSVLEAAVVMPRRVFDQIGGWGDPYFYAHEGIELAWRTWNAGKKVWYCGELVVHHPVTSPTRHSTYYRLNARNRVWLAKRNLPWALVPFYVLSWTGVQLVRSFRQRGQGLGAWLSGWGEGWRTNPGGRVGMRWFTVWRMTRAGRFPIL